The following coding sequences lie in one Rutidosis leptorrhynchoides isolate AG116_Rl617_1_P2 chromosome 6, CSIRO_AGI_Rlap_v1, whole genome shotgun sequence genomic window:
- the LOC139854524 gene encoding uncharacterized protein, translating to MGADAQLRQDLINYFHNDSPGGHSGVNATVKRIGVSFYWKKMRKHVKQFIRECVLCHRPDLTKYPGLLQPIPIPSLILSQDSNDFGEGLPLSGGKSVIMVVVEKLNKYGQFMSLAHPNKYSDKSKIGSHCGVPCHHWTYSRFAPAFNAAQVATLFNDNVYKLYWLPKVYVKLQPHRQVTLRGSKQHKMSSKYYGPFKIEALVGALAYKLTLPSTSQIHPVFHFSQLKLHKGSSPANMGHLP from the exons ATGGGGGCAGATGCACAATTAAGACAAGATTTAATCAACTATTTTCATAATGACTCACCTGGAGGTCATTCTGGGGTCAATGCAACAGTTAAGAGGATTGGTGTTAGTTTTTATTGGAAGAAAATGAGGAAACATGTGAAACAATTTATAAGGGAATGCGTTTTATGCCATAGACCTGATTTGACAAAGTACCCTGGACTATTACAACCTATACCCATCCCATCTCTTATTTTGTCTCAAGATTCTAACGATTTTGGGGAAGGTTTACCATTGTCTGGGGGTAAGTCAGTCATAATGGTAGTGGTGGAAAAACTCAACAAATATGGTCAGTTCATGTCACTTGCTCATCCAAATAAATACAGTGACAAATCTAAGATTGGTAGTCACTG tggtgtcccgtgccACCATTGGACCTATAGTAGATTTGCCCCTGCATTTAATGCTGCTCAAGTTGCTACTTTGTTCAATGATAATGTCTACAAGTTATATTGGTTGCCTAAG GTATATGTGAAGCTCCAACCTCACAGACAAGTTACTCTAAGAGGAAGCAAGCAGCACAAAATGTCATCTAAATATTATGGACCTTTCAAAATTGAAGCTTTAGTTGGAGCACTTGCTTATAAGTTGACCTTACCATCTACATCCCAAATTCACCCAGTTTTTCACTTTTCACAGCTTAAATTGCACAAAGGAAGCTCCCCTGCAAACATGGGACACTTGCCCTAG